CCCCGGTTGCTCCCCGACAGGTCCTGCGCCACCGCATCCAGACTCTGAGCGATTGCCGCGGTCTCCGCGGACAACGAATGCCACAACCTCGACGCCGCGACGCACTCCGCGATCCTGGTCGCCGAGAAATCCGCCGACAACTGTTCGATCGACAACGCCGGCACCACCATGGGCGGCATGAAACTGAAGTTCTCGAAGCGAGGGTGCGGCCGCGCCGGGAAGCTCACCGCGTCCGCACCGACAGCACCACCCTCATCAGCAATGTCCATGCCCCGCGCCACAAACGCGTTCTGCCCTGTCAGCGCCTGGTAGCTGGCAGCCAGCGCCCCGCTCAGCCACTCGACCTGTTCCACGTATGAAGTCAGCACCGTAATCGCTGACCCGGCTCCCCCATTGATGACGCCTCCGTGGCCCCCGCCGAGCTGGTCAAGGCCAGAGACTCCAGAAAAGCTGCCGTTCAGCGTCCCCTGGCTCGCTTCGCTGGCAGCCTCTCGGGCTTGGGAACCGATGGCCTCCAGTCTTTTGACGCCCCCGAGAATTGAGTCATGATCGATCAACATCTCCATTGTTTTCCCCCCAGTGATGGTAGATACTTTCTAGTTTTTCGATGCTGAGCGCACAGAGCACATCACGCCCCTGCGTCGATGAGATTTCGGTGAATTGAACGATGAACCGACCACGATTGGTGTGTACTGCCGCACTGCATTCATCCGGCACCCCGGACCCCATGTGATGGAGATACACACCCGGAAGGGTTGAATCGGCGGTTGGCGAAAGAAGCAAACCTCTTTCCTCGATACGACTGAGCGGTACCCTGTCTCCGGTCAGGGAGTAGAAACCTTGCGACGAAGTGTGGAGCGGGTAGAAGGAGCAACGAACCGACCGATCTCCGTCATACGCAGGGTCTCGGACAGGTTCCCCCAAACCCGCGGCCGCACGAACGTCTGCGGGGATCTCGGTGCACGGGTTGAACACCTCGAAGTCGCCCTCGGGATCGAAGTCCCCCAGCTCGAGGGGCTGGGCCACGGGTTCGGCGGTGACCGGGGACGGCGGGGCGTCGATAAGCGGGGCGTCCGGTGAGCAGGCGGTGAGCGTCAACGCCGCGAGGACGATGGACAGGAGTCGGCGGGCGGGCATGGGGTCCCCTCGGGTGGTGGTCGAGGGTGCGGGGAATTTCCGCACCCGACACACTTAGACTCCGAATAGTGCCCGC
This sequence is a window from Corynebacterium comes. Protein-coding genes within it:
- a CDS encoding DUF3558 domain-containing protein: MPARRLLSIVLAALTLTACSPDAPLIDAPPSPVTAEPVAQPLELGDFDPEGDFEVFNPCTEIPADVRAAAGLGEPVRDPAYDGDRSVRCSFYPLHTSSQGFYSLTGDRVPLSRIEERGLLLSPTADSTLPGVYLHHMGSGVPDECSAAVHTNRGRFIVQFTEISSTQGRDVLCALSIEKLESIYHHWGENNGDVDRS